The Candidatus Methylomirabilota bacterium genome contains a region encoding:
- a CDS encoding TRAP transporter small permease subunit has protein sequence MYWLQKISRRIDALNERVGRATSWLASLMVAVVAWNVFLRLFFHKGSVAMQELEWALFGPLFLLTAGYTLVHDEHVRVDIFYSRLSDRGKALVDLAGSLLFLIPVCVLIIWTSWPFIAASWAAGEVSPDPGGLPARYILKAVIPVGFSLLGLQGLSMAIHSLCRVMGLEGEEDTPERDTFVGT, from the coding sequence ATGTATTGGCTGCAAAAAATCAGTCGCCGAATCGACGCACTCAACGAGCGGGTCGGCCGCGCGACGTCGTGGCTCGCGTCCCTGATGGTCGCGGTGGTGGCGTGGAATGTTTTCCTCCGGTTATTCTTCCACAAGGGATCGGTCGCCATGCAGGAGCTCGAGTGGGCCCTCTTTGGCCCGCTCTTCTTGCTCACGGCGGGCTACACCCTGGTGCACGACGAACATGTCCGAGTGGATATCTTCTATTCACGGCTCTCAGATCGGGGCAAGGCCCTCGTGGACTTGGCCGGTTCGCTTCTCTTCCTCATTCCGGTCTGTGTCTTGATTATCTGGACCTCATGGCCCTTTATCGCTGCCTCGTGGGCGGCGGGGGAGGTCTCGCCTGATCCGGGGGGACTGCCGGCCCGGTATATTCTGAAGGCCGTCATACCCGTCGGGTTTTCCCTTCTCGGACTGCAGGGCCTCTCGATGGCAATTCATAGCCTCTGTCGTGTGATGGGCCTCGAAGGCGAGGAGGACACACCAGAAAGAGACACCTTCGTTGGAACTTGA
- a CDS encoding TRAP transporter large permease subunit has translation MELETLAVLMIVGLLVLLLLGYPVAFTLGAVGFIFGMMGFGFDFFYLLPLRIYGVMENYTLLAIPLFVFMGVMLERSGLAEDLLETMGLLFGGMRGGLAISVVVVGALLGASTGIVGATVVTMGLLSLPTMLRRRYSPELATGTICASGTLGQIIPPSLVLIVLADILGISVGAIFVAAFLPGLMLAGIFVVAIALIAFFFPAAAPAIPFEERARVSAGELFIRSVKVLVPIGALIVGVLGSILMGLAAPTRAAGMGCVGALLITALNGRLTMQRLREVNRSTARITCIVMIILVGAQVFGLSFRGLDGDVLVRDMLTSMPGEKWGVIAFVMGLLFFLGFFLEWIEITFIVVPIVAPALIQLDVDLLWFSIVICMNLQTSFLTPPFGWSLFFLKGVAPPEVTTGHIYRGIVPFVALQIVGLVLLLMFPEMALWLPRLIGWYE, from the coding sequence TTGGAACTTGAAACCCTAGCCGTCCTGATGATCGTGGGGCTCCTCGTCCTGCTGTTGCTGGGCTACCCAGTCGCTTTTACGCTCGGGGCCGTCGGATTCATCTTCGGCATGATGGGTTTCGGTTTCGATTTCTTCTACCTGTTGCCGCTTCGGATTTACGGCGTAATGGAAAATTACACGCTGCTGGCTATCCCTTTGTTCGTCTTCATGGGGGTGATGCTCGAACGATCCGGATTGGCCGAGGATCTGCTCGAGACGATGGGGCTGCTCTTTGGCGGGATGCGGGGCGGACTGGCGATCTCGGTGGTCGTGGTCGGGGCGTTGCTCGGGGCGTCAACGGGGATCGTGGGGGCGACGGTCGTGACGATGGGGCTTTTATCGCTCCCCACCATGCTGCGCCGGCGATATAGCCCAGAGCTGGCGACAGGGACCATCTGTGCGTCCGGAACCCTCGGCCAGATCATCCCCCCGAGCCTCGTCCTTATTGTGCTGGCCGATATCCTCGGGATTTCAGTCGGGGCCATCTTCGTGGCCGCTTTTCTCCCCGGTCTTATGCTGGCCGGAATCTTTGTCGTGGCGATCGCCCTGATCGCTTTCTTCTTTCCGGCGGCGGCTCCGGCGATCCCCTTTGAAGAGCGAGCCCGCGTCAGCGCGGGAGAGCTTTTCATCCGTTCTGTGAAGGTCCTTGTTCCCATCGGGGCTTTGATCGTTGGCGTCCTCGGTTCGATCTTGATGGGGTTAGCCGCGCCCACCCGCGCAGCGGGAATGGGTTGCGTGGGGGCCCTACTGATTACGGCCTTGAACGGTCGCCTGACGATGCAACGACTTCGCGAAGTGAACCGGAGCACCGCCAGGATTACGTGCATCGTGATGATCATCTTAGTGGGGGCCCAGGTCTTTGGCTTAAGCTTCCGTGGGCTCGACGGGGACGTCCTCGTTCGGGACATGCTGACCTCCATGCCGGGGGAGAAGTGGGGCGTGATTGCGTTCGTGATGGGACTCTTGTTTTTCCTCGGCTTCTTTCTGGAATGGATCGAGATCACCTTTATCGTGGTGCCGATCGTGGCGCCGGCCTTGATTCAACTGGACGTCGATCTACTTTGGTTTTCGATCGTGATCTGCATGAATCTTCAGACGTCGTTTCTGACGCCCCCCTTTGGGTGGTCACTCTTTTTTTTGAAAGGGGTTGCACCCCCCGAGGTGACGACCGGCCATATTTACCGAGGCATCGTCCCCTTTGTGGCCCTCCAGATCGTCGGGTTGGTGCTTCTTCTCATGTTTCCCGAAATGGCCCTCTGGCTTCCCCGGCTGATCGGCTGGTATGAGTAA